One genomic segment of Ricinus communis isolate WT05 ecotype wild-type chromosome 3, ASM1957865v1, whole genome shotgun sequence includes these proteins:
- the LOC8265117 gene encoding AP-4 complex subunit sigma, with the protein MGIRFILMVNKQGQTRLAQYYEWLTLEERRALEGEIVRKCLARNDQQCSFVEHRNYKIVYRRYASLFFLVGVDNDENELAILEFIHLLVETMDRHFGNVCELDIMFHLEKAHFMLEEMVMNGCIVETSKANILAPIQLMDKTS; encoded by the exons ATGGGGATAAGATTCATATTAATGGTAAACAAACAAGGCCAAACACGTTTAGCTCAATACTACGAATGGCTAACCCTCGAAGAACGCCGTGCCCTCGAGGGCGAAATCGTGCGCAAATGCCTCGCTCGCAACGATCAACAG TGTTCTTTTGTGGAGCATCGCAACTACAAAATTGTTTATAGGCGCTACGCATCCTTATTTTTCCTGGTTGGCGTCGACAATGatgaa AATGAGCTAGCAATTTTGGAATTCATACATCTGTTGGTGGAAACCATGGACCGCCATTTCGGCAATGTG TGCGAGTTAGACATCATGTTCCATTTAGAAAAGGCGCATTTCATGCTAGAGGAGATGGTCATGAATGGCTGCATTGTTGAGACAAGCAAGGCTAATATCCTTGCACCAATACAGCTGATGGACAAAACATCATAA